In Candidatus Falkowbacteria bacterium, a genomic segment contains:
- a CDS encoding TatD family hydrolase, producing the protein MYFDTHSHINTEAFALDADKVIKRALDHHTSLVIIGTDYKSSKKALEQANRYESGVWAAIGLHPQSLQSYIEETADGPKEIPAEKFNFDMYATLAKFPKTVAIGEIGLDYSWRETDLDIEAIKREQKLVLSEQLLLARRFDLPAIIHCRQAHDDLLPLLQNFRHQYKEMIPKDRPWGVIHCFSGDENLAWQYFNLGLIISFTGLITFSQRWDELIRKIPADKIMIETDSPYMTPEPHRGKRNEPVLVRFVAERIAEIRGVSVDNIAQMTTANAKQLFKLK; encoded by the coding sequence ATGTATTTTGATACTCATAGTCATATAAATACCGAAGCCTTTGCCCTTGATGCTGATAAGGTTATTAAACGTGCCCTTGATCACCACACTTCGCTAGTGATTATTGGCACCGACTATAAGTCATCAAAAAAAGCTTTAGAACAAGCTAATCGTTATGAATCAGGCGTCTGGGCAGCTATCGGTTTACACCCACAGTCCCTTCAATCATATATAGAAGAAACAGCTGATGGACCAAAAGAAATTCCAGCGGAAAAATTTAATTTTGATATGTATGCTACGTTGGCAAAATTTCCAAAAACCGTGGCGATTGGTGAAATTGGTTTAGATTATTCTTGGCGTGAAACCGATCTTGATATTGAAGCAATAAAAAGAGAACAAAAATTAGTTCTCTCTGAACAACTATTATTAGCTCGACGTTTTGATTTGCCGGCCATTATTCATTGCCGTCAGGCTCATGATGATTTACTGCCTTTACTACAAAATTTTCGTCATCAGTACAAAGAAATGATTCCTAAAGATCGGCCTTGGGGTGTTATTCATTGTTTCTCTGGTGATGAAAATTTAGCTTGGCAGTATTTTAATTTAGGTTTAATTATTTCTTTTACTGGTTTGATTACCTTTAGCCAACGGTGGGATGAATTAATTCGTAAAATTCCAGCTGATAAAATAATGATTGAAACAGATTCACCATATATGACACCCGAGCCACATCGAGGAAAACGTAATGAGCCAGTCTTGGTTCGATTTGTTGCCGAGCGTATTGCTGAAATTAGGGGAGTGAGCGTTGATAATATTGCTCAGATGACAACAGCGAATGCTAAGCAATTGTTTAAGTTGAAATAA
- a CDS encoding CvpA family protein, whose translation MFIFDIILLIILAGFVFYGFFFGLIRAVGMLAGLLVGAWIASRYYLSVFSWVDQWWPGNPNIGKVICFIICFSIISHLVGWVFILFEQAFKVITIIPFVKTINRLLGAVFGFVEGALALGLILYISSKYLPAGLLLAQWLEGSKIASFLISFSKILAPILPEIYKKIQTII comes from the coding sequence ATGTTTATTTTTGATATTATTTTATTAATTATTCTAGCCGGTTTTGTTTTTTATGGGTTCTTTTTTGGTTTGATTAGAGCCGTGGGGATGTTGGCTGGTTTATTGGTTGGAGCTTGGATTGCATCACGTTACTATCTTTCTGTTTTCTCCTGGGTTGATCAGTGGTGGCCGGGTAATCCAAATATCGGTAAGGTTATTTGTTTTATTATTTGTTTTTCAATCATAAGTCATTTGGTTGGCTGGGTATTTATTTTATTTGAACAAGCCTTCAAAGTGATAACGATTATTCCTTTTGTAAAAACAATTAATCGCTTACTTGGAGCAGTTTTTGGTTTTGTGGAAGGAGCTTTGGCTCTTGGATTAATTTTATATATTTCTTCAAAATATTTACCAGCTGGTTTATTATTAGCTCAGTGGTTGGAGGGATCAAAAATCGCATCATTCTTAATTAGTTTCTCAAAAATTTTAGCCCCGATTTTGCCGGAGATTTATAAAAAGATTCAAACAATCATTTAG